The Coffea arabica cultivar ET-39 chromosome 1e, Coffea Arabica ET-39 HiFi, whole genome shotgun sequence genome has a window encoding:
- the LOC140021112 gene encoding uncharacterized protein has protein sequence MGSLVGHVIPGFGFFLIGLWHLVNHIRLHFLHPKSYTSLPWFPTSKFRYFELLLIMGGCIASISMELFISPARHQPLDPDGTIPSNHLHNFEHSNISLTIFIYALFSIILDKIQPPAQYGLTQMLGAIAFGQEYLLFHLHSTDHTGVEGQYHWLLQIVILVSFFTTLLCIGYPQNFLNNFIRSLSILFQGVWLMVMGIMLWTPEYIPKGCFMNLEDGHYVVRCHDLEALARAKSLVNIQFSWYLVGVTVFGMCLYLGLYKVFPGKAEYQSLTKLEDDDDFRFRKETKTLF, from the coding sequence GGCAGCTTGGTAGGACATGTGATACCTGGATTTGGTTTCTTTCTGATTGGACTCTGGCATTTAGTTAACCATATCAGGCTTCACTTTCTCCATCCAAAGTCCTATACATCTTTGCCATGGTTTCCCACTTCAAAATTCAGGTACTTCGAACTTCTCTTGATCATGGGAGGCTGCATTGCCTCAATATCCATGGAACTCTTCATTAGTCCGGCCAGGCACCAACCATTGGACCCTGATGGCACCATCCCATCAAACCATCTTCACAACTTTGAGCACTCGAACATATCCTTGACTATCTTTATTTATGCACTTTTCTCCATCATCCTGGACAAAATCCAGCCCCCAGCTCAATATGGCCTGACCCAAATGCTCGGAGCCATTGCCTTCGGCCAGGAATatctcctcttccatctccACTCTACTGATCACACGGGTGTGGAAGGCCAATACCACTGGCTTCTACAAATTGTCATACTTGTGTCATTTTTCACTACCCTATTATGCATAGGTTACCCCCAGAActtcttgaataattttatAAGGTCTCTTAGCATCTTGTTCCAAGGAGTTTGGCTGATGGTCATGGGAATCATGCTTTGGACACCAGAGTACATTCCCAAAGGCTGTTTTATGAACTTGGAAGATGGTCATTATGTTGTTAGATGCCATGATCTTGAAGCCCTTGCCAGAGCTAAATCATTGGTGAACATTCAATTTAGCTGGTATCTAGTTGGAGTTACAGTTTTTGGTATGTGTCTTTACTTGGGACTCTACAAAGTGTTCCCTGGAAAAGCTGAGTATCAATCTTTAACAAAATTggaggatgatgatgattttaggttcagaaaagaaacaaagacGCTTTTCTAG